A genomic segment from Callithrix jacchus isolate 240 chromosome 8, calJac240_pri, whole genome shotgun sequence encodes:
- the SERPINA6 gene encoding corticosteroid-binding globulin: protein MPLLLYSCLLWLSSSGLWNVQAMDPNAAYMNMSRHRDLASVNVDFAFSLYKHLVALSPKKNIFISPVSISMALAMLSLGTCDHTRAQLLWGLGFNHTEKSEAEIHQGFQHLHQLLVESDTSLEMTLGNALFLDGSLELLESFSADIKHYYESEILTSNFQDWATAASRQINDYVKSKTQGKIDDFFSGLDSPTILILVNYIFFKGTWKQPFDLASTGEENFYVDETTVVKVPMMFLSGTISYLHDSELPCQLVQLNYSGNRTAFFILPEKGKMNMVITALSRDTIDRWSAGLTSSQVDLYIPKVTISGAYDLGGVLEEMGIADLFTNHANFSRITQDAQLKLSKVFHKAVLQVSEEGVDTTGSSGVTLNVMSRRIIMRFNQPFLIMIFDHLTWSSLFLGRVVNPA from the exons ATGCCACTCCTCCTGTATAGCTGTCTTCTCTGGCTGTCCTCCAGTGGCCTCTGGAATGTCCAGGCCATGGATCCTAACGCTGCTTATATGAACATGAGTAGACATCGGGATCTGGCTTCAGTCAACGTTGATTTTGCCTTCAGCCTGTATAAGCACCTAGTGGCCTTGAGTCCCAAgaagaacattttcatctcccCTGTGAGCATCTCCATGGCATTAGCTATGCTGTCCCTGGGCACCTGTGACCACACACGGGCCCAACTTCTCTGGGGCCTGGGCTTCAACCACACTGAGAAGTCTGAGGCTGAGATCCACCAGGGTTTCCAGCACCTCCACCAACTCCTTGTAGAATCAGACACCAGCTTAGAAATGACCTTGGGCAATGCCTTGTTTCTTGATGGGAGCCTGGAGTTGCTGGAGTCATTCTCAGCAGACATCAAGCACTACTATGAGTCAGAGATCTTGACTTCGAATTTCCAGGACTGGGCTACAGCAGCCAGCAGACAGATCAATGACTATGTCAAGAGTAAGACACAGGGGAAAATTGATGACTTCTTCTCAGGGCTGGATAGCCCAACCATCCTCATCCTGGTCAACTATATCTTCTTCAAAG GCACATGGAAACAGCCCTTTGACCTCGCAAGCACCGGGGAGGAAAACTTCTATGTGGACGAGACAACTGTGGTGAAGGTGCCCATGATGTTCCTGTCGGGCACCATCAGTTACCTTCATGACTCAGAGCTCCCCTGCCAGCTGGTGCAGCTGAACTATTCAGGCAATAGGACTGCCTTCTTCATCCTTCCGGAAAAGGGAAAGATGAACATGGTCATCACTGCGCTAAGCCGGGACACAATTGACAGGTGGTCTGCAGGCCTGACCAGCAG CCAGGTGGACCTGTACATTCCGAAGGTCACCATCTCTGGAGCCTATGACCTCGGAGGTGTGCTGGAGGAAATGGGCATTGCAGACTTGTTCACCAACCACGCAAATTTCTCACGCATCACCCAGGATGCCCAGCTGAAGTTATCAAAG GTGTTCCATAAGGCTGTGCTGCAAGTCAGTGAGGAGGGTGTGGACACAACTGGCTCCAGTGGGGTCACCCTAAACGTGATGTCCAGGCGTATCATCATGCGTTTCAACCAGCCCTTCCTCATCATGATCTTCGACCACCTCACCTGGAGCAGCCTTTTCCTGGGCAGGGTTGTGAACCCAGCGTAA